From the Bacteroidia bacterium genome, one window contains:
- a CDS encoding T9SS type A sorting domain-containing protein produces MVRSLLFAFLFSSAFLHAQQGWGWYQRSNIPAPGRHRSVAITIGNKVYTGLGHVNAVVDILYGDWWEFDPGSNSWTQKANYAGGPTHHSFAFTIGNKGYVGTGRIATGANTTAFYCYDPLTNTWSTKAPFGGLARRGAVGFSIGNKGYAGTGNTSMSGYSNDFWEYDPAGDFWVQRAFFPPGGRFACVGFSIGSKGYIGTGEQSTPPAGSKNDLWEYDPATNQWIQKANVPGPNRLAACGFSCNGKGLVGTGEDFQSGNNFSDFHCFDPATNTWTTLNEFEGISRRYMVGSGVGTHAFVGWGTNGTNFNDWWELGYMSGSDEFLIAKMECYPNPATDIITLKNVRGAQLRILGLKGENVMTVQAGHDEEVVIDVRHLRRGVYVISVEHPGETVQTIKLVKQ; encoded by the coding sequence ATGGTGAGATCTTTACTTTTCGCGTTTCTTTTTTCATCTGCATTTCTTCATGCCCAGCAGGGTTGGGGCTGGTATCAGCGGTCGAATATTCCGGCTCCCGGAAGGCACCGTTCGGTAGCCATCACCATCGGAAACAAAGTGTATACCGGTCTCGGTCATGTGAACGCCGTAGTGGATATCCTTTACGGCGACTGGTGGGAGTTTGATCCGGGATCCAACTCCTGGACACAAAAGGCAAATTACGCCGGCGGACCTACCCACCATTCATTCGCATTTACTATTGGCAATAAAGGATATGTTGGAACCGGGCGAATAGCAACCGGCGCTAATACAACGGCCTTTTACTGCTATGATCCTCTTACAAACACCTGGAGTACCAAAGCGCCCTTTGGCGGCTTGGCCCGGCGTGGTGCAGTGGGATTCTCCATCGGGAATAAGGGATACGCCGGAACCGGAAATACCAGCATGAGCGGATACAGCAACGATTTTTGGGAATACGATCCGGCCGGGGATTTCTGGGTGCAGCGGGCCTTCTTTCCGCCCGGCGGCCGTTTCGCCTGCGTTGGATTTTCAATAGGCTCCAAAGGCTATATCGGAACCGGAGAGCAGTCTACTCCTCCCGCCGGAAGCAAGAATGATCTTTGGGAGTACGATCCCGCTACAAATCAGTGGATACAAAAGGCGAATGTTCCCGGACCTAATCGTCTTGCGGCATGCGGTTTTTCCTGCAATGGAAAGGGACTTGTGGGTACAGGCGAAGATTTCCAGAGCGGAAATAATTTTTCAGATTTCCATTGCTTCGATCCTGCAACCAATACCTGGACTACACTGAATGAATTTGAAGGAATTTCCCGGCGCTACATGGTGGGAAGCGGAGTGGGCACGCATGCATTCGTGGGATGGGGTACCAACGGAACAAATTTTAATGACTGGTGGGAACTTGGTTATATGTCGGGGTCGGATGAATTCTTAATTGCAAAGATGGAATGTTATCCCAACCCCGCAACGGATATCATCACCCTGAAAAATGTTCGGGGCGCTCAACTCAGAATTTTGGGATTAAAAGGTGAAAATGTCATGACTGTTCAAGCGGGCCATGACGAGGAGGTAGTCATTGATGTCCGCCACTTAAGAAGGGGTGTGTATGTTATTTCTGTGGAGCATCCCGGAGAGACGGTTCAAACCATCAAACTCGTAAAGCAGTGA